The Bacillota bacterium genome includes a window with the following:
- a CDS encoding ATPase, whose translation MSRAFFGVEGLDTIVSQGLSYGSQILVQGDTGVGKTVLAGEFIKEGLICGDTCIYVACDEAPSVMREHLTMFKLSTKAYEETGRLIFVDAYEQDDSPELYSISDHGNLDKYFTLEKKILSKNLGGRVRLIVDSMSTLLTGLDSNQIINFHKNRLKFLRKHGVLTMDVFVKDILESQVMTAISHLYNVIVRMTLGGSPARPVRILQLGKLKSGKFSANQYMFTIHPVFGIVVALDLEVIA comes from the coding sequence ATGAGTAGAGCTTTTTTTGGGGTAGAAGGGTTAGATACCATCGTTTCCCAGGGGCTAAGCTACGGGAGTCAAATTTTGGTACAAGGTGACACCGGTGTCGGGAAAACCGTCTTAGCAGGCGAATTTATTAAAGAAGGATTAATTTGCGGAGATACCTGTATTTATGTAGCCTGTGATGAAGCGCCGTCTGTAATGCGAGAGCATTTGACTATGTTCAAGTTAAGCACAAAGGCCTATGAAGAAACCGGGCGGTTGATTTTTGTCGACGCTTACGAGCAGGATGATAGTCCAGAATTATATAGTATCAGTGACCACGGTAACCTGGACAAGTATTTCACCTTGGAGAAGAAAATTTTGAGTAAAAATTTGGGAGGCAGGGTCAGGCTGATTGTGGACAGCATGAGTACCCTGTTAACGGGGCTAGACTCTAACCAAATAATCAATTTTCACAAAAATCGGCTCAAGTTCTTGCGCAAGCATGGGGTTCTGACCATGGACGTTTTTGTTAAAGATATCCTTGAGTCCCAAGTGATGACGGCGATCTCCCATCTTTACAATGTCATTGTGCGAATGACCTTAGGAGGTTCTCCTGCCAGACCGGTGCGGATTTTACAGTTGGGGAAGCTAAAGAGTGGCAAGTTTAGTGCTAACCAGTATATGTTTACCATCCACCCTGTCTTCGGGATCGTGGTAGCTTTAGATCTGGAGGTGATTGCGTG